The sequence below is a genomic window from Nicotiana tomentosiformis chromosome 6, ASM39032v3, whole genome shotgun sequence.
tgaattgttgattaaatcaagttggAAGAATATTCTGGAGACGTTTTCCCGAAGACTAATCCATTAACGCTTGCTTGCATATTTTCacagtgcttatattagttcacctcgtagaattgagatttaatcgagagaggagtcttggCTACACGTTTGAACTGATcgtcgagtgaattcgtgagaataattagaacattagagtgaattgTACTATAGTTAGATCCCgaatagctatcttgcacctatcctgtcacgacccttacttctcccattgatattttGATGTTGCTTAACTCTTGTCTTTCTGTGATCAATTGTTGATTTTTTTAGTTTCatggttaattttagttagaattATCCCAACCAAAGTGTTAATCATCCTAAATAGCGTTAAGCtagaaattacttgaacattatttaaattcaatccctgtggagacgataattaaactgTACTATCgttggctagcgagcatcaattttgtgttgtgttttgcgctcgccaaattttggcgccattgtCGAGGCCGACGGCCTCGCAAAATTGGCCACCTCAACAAAAAGCATAACCCCTGGGGACAAAAATATGGTGCATCTTCCTCAGCTCAGCCTTAGACCACGTCGAGGTAAAATCTATAAACTTAACCTAGGACTGGCAGAATTGCATTATAAATTACTTGTAGGACAATGTTTTCACTAATGACAAACAAGAAGCCAAGAAGGAATGAATGCAAGCAGCAAGGTACAACCTCATCAACAATGAATTGTTTAAAAGGACGTATGGGGCCCCCTTGGCGAAATGCTTGGGCCCAAACCAGACTCAATGCATCCTCGAGGAAGTCCACGAAGGTCACTGTGGCAGTCATTCCGGTGACCGAGCACTTGCCAGATGCCTCATACGGACATGATACTATTAGCTCACCATGAAAAAAGACGCTCTAGAAGTCGTGAAGAAGTGCGAACAATGCGAGAAGTACGCCCCAATAatccaccaagcaggcgaacacctccATTCCGTCACCTCGCCATGGACATTCAtcaaatgggggatggacatcataGGACCACTCCCGCCGGGACGAGCTAACGTTAAATTCCTTTTAGTTTTGGTTGAGTACttctctaagtgggtggaagcaggcGCATTCGCCCAAATTCGTGAGCAGGAAGTAATTAACTTCATCTGGAAGAATGTCATCTGCCGATTTGGTCTGCCTAAGGAAATAAGTTGCTACAACGAACCCTAGTTCACAGGGAGGAAAACCCCCGAGTTCTTCAAaaaatggcatatcaaaagaatactctcaaccCCGTACCATCCAGCTGGAAACGGGCAAGCAAaatcctccaacaagtcgatatTGAACATCATAAGAAGAGATCGCAGATGCTAAGGTACTATGGCCCAAAATACTACCAGGGGTATTGTGGGCACACATGGCGACTCCAAAAATAAGCACGGGAGAAACACCTTACTCCCTAGTCTATGGGTCTGAAGCAGTCATACCGATCAAAGTGGGAGAGCCCAGCCTAAGGTACAATGAGAGCGGCAACGGTAACGACGAGAATAAAAGGCAAGATCTTGATGAAGTCGAAAAACAGAGAGACATGGCGTATGTAAGAATGGTATCACAAAAGCAACAAGCAAAACACTACTACAACAGAAAGGTCAAGGTACGGTTACTCAAAGTCGAAGACTACGTGCTCAATGCCAAGACCCAAGCAGAAAGAGACCTTGAGAAGGAAAATTAGGAGCCAATTGGGACGGACCGTATAAGATCGTAGGCAGGCAGACAAAGGGTCATTCCAACTAGAGACATTGGAAGGAAAGCTGCTACCGAATAATTGGAACATCaaccacctcaagtacttcaacatCTGAAAAACAAGGAATGCCCAGTAAGttatactctttttccctcacttgagttttgttcCACAGGGTATTCTCaagaaggtttttaacgaggcagcgaaCGGGACGTTTCGAGGTTGAATACGTGGGGATGACCGCATTTCATTGTCCTACTCCTCAAGAATATCCAAGTCAAATAATGAAGGGACTAGATGTACTGGGACTTGAACGCCAGCCAACACCTCAGGGAGAAGTGATGTAATCGACACAAAATGTGATTAAATGAAT
It includes:
- the LOC117274995 gene encoding uncharacterized protein; this encodes MATPKISTGETPYSLVYGSEAVIPIKVGEPSLRYNESGNGNDENKRQDLDEVEKQRDMAYVRMVSQKQQAKHYYNRKVKVRLLKVEDYVLNAKTQAERDLEKEN